A section of the Citrus sinensis cultivar Valencia sweet orange chromosome 8, DVS_A1.0, whole genome shotgun sequence genome encodes:
- the LOC102612242 gene encoding lignin-forming anionic peroxidase-like, translating into MASLSQIIFVSILLLIISTQCEAQLSPTFYDATCPRALKTIRTGIRNAVSGERRMAASLLRLHFHDCFVQGCDASILLDDSSSIDSEKNALPNFKSVRGFEVIDSVKSQLESVCPGVVSCADIVAVAARDASFAVGGPSWTVKLGRRDSTTASRSLAENLPSFTDGLDKLISTFATKGFSARDLVALSGAHTIGQAQCALFRDRIYSNQSDIDAGFASTRRRECPASGGDSNLSPLDLVTPDSFDNNYFKNLVQKKGLLASDQVLFSGGSTDSIVDEYSKNRSKFKSDFAAAMIKMADISPLTGTAGQIRRVCNLVN; encoded by the exons ATGGCTTCCCTTtctcaaataatatttgtctCCATATTGTTGTTGATCATCTCTACACAATGTGAAGCACAACTCTCACCAACATTCTATGATGCCACATGCCCTCGTGCCCTCAAAACAATCCGAACAGGCATTAGAAATGCTGTTTCAGGAGAGCGTAGGATGGCGGCGTCCCTCCTTCGCCTCCATTTTCACGATTGCTTCGTTCAAGGTTGTGACGCGTCCATTTTGTTGGACGATTCCTCCTCCATTGACAGCGAGAAAAATGCACttccaaattttaaatcagTTAGAGGATTCGAAGTTATAGACAGCGTCAAGTCTCAACTGGAGAGTGTTTGCCCAGGAGTTGTTTCATGCGCTGATATCGTTGCTGTTGCAGCCCGTGATGCTTCTTTTGCT gTTGGTGGACCATCATGGACAGTTAAGCTTGGTAGAAGAGACTCAACTACTGCAAGCAGAAGCTTAGCTGAAAATCTCCCTAGCTTTACAGATGGATTGGACAAACTTATTTCCACCTTCGCTACCAAGGGCTTTAGCGCAAGAGACTTGGTTGCCCTTTCAG GAGCTCATACAATCGGCCAAGCGCAATGTGCACTTTTCCGTGATAGGATTTATAGCAATCAAAGCGATATTGACGCCGGATTTGCAAGCACTCGAAGACGTGAGTGTCCGGCTAGTGGTGGTGACAGCAACCTATCACCACTTGATTTGGTGACACCCGATTCTTTTGATAACAATTACTTTAAGAATCTCGTTCAGAAGAAAGGACTTCTTGCATCAGACCAAGTTCTCTTTAGTGGCGGATCCACTGACTCAATTGTTGATGAATATAGCAAAAATCGTTCAAAATTTAAGTCTGATTTTGCAGCTGCTATGATCAAGATGGCAGATATCAGTCCTCTAACTGGCACTGCCGGACAAATTCGAAGAGTTTGCAATCTTGTCAACTGA